In Edaphobacter paludis, a single window of DNA contains:
- a CDS encoding ATP-binding protein, whose protein sequence is MNLNQFNRILRQVFLLPVIALLLGAVALSLQIQGANSTVQLIQESDAHIAQISRIETLILNEESALRGYENTSDARFLQPYLDASPRLHAEFDRMKTLPGLDDTERRYINDLTDQHQLWLDAFALPVIATIQAGGQTRDVDLNLRGKSMMDSIRQDIANTTHNAEQRRAARIQRWHLQVRHMEWLLLVLALCVGISIGLFTRNRLHSVSSAYKTSLDVLSRRAEEIFQSEQQLRTTLASIGDGVITCDIGGKVQMMNPVAVHLTGWSQAEALGQPLERVFHIVNESTRRPVENSVVKVKRMNRIVGLGNHTILIRKDKTELHISDSGAPIRDRTDGIAGVVLVFRDITLERKTQDALIANEKLAVAGRLAATIAHEIHNPLDSVSNLLYLMRNGATEEESVQFMDMAEQELARVTQISRAMLGLYRESKAPVLVDLKEMLQEILLLMERRFADERVTLHADLPSGVAVDAFPAELRQVFSNLITNATEAAGPGGEVRVSLTPQPASSGNGHNRQAGAMVTVADNGMGIPAEVRPHLFQPFFTTKGERGTGLGLWVSRGIVTKHGGTIELASDTSEARHGTAVSVFLATKPTINAGGD, encoded by the coding sequence GTGAATCTAAATCAATTCAATCGAATCCTGCGGCAGGTATTTTTGTTGCCTGTGATCGCTCTTTTGCTGGGCGCGGTAGCGTTATCTCTGCAGATCCAGGGCGCAAATTCGACCGTTCAATTGATTCAGGAATCGGATGCCCACATCGCGCAGATCAGCCGGATCGAAACCCTCATCCTGAATGAAGAGTCCGCGCTTCGCGGCTACGAAAACACCTCCGACGCCAGGTTTCTTCAACCCTATCTCGATGCGTCGCCCCGTTTACACGCAGAGTTCGACCGGATGAAGACACTCCCTGGACTGGATGATACCGAGAGGCGTTACATTAACGATCTGACCGACCAGCATCAACTCTGGCTCGATGCATTCGCCCTTCCAGTCATTGCCACGATTCAGGCCGGCGGACAGACCCGCGATGTGGACCTGAACCTGCGCGGAAAGTCGATGATGGACAGTATCCGGCAGGACATCGCCAATACGACCCACAACGCCGAACAGCGCCGCGCAGCACGGATCCAGCGCTGGCATCTCCAGGTCCGTCACATGGAATGGCTGCTGCTTGTGCTCGCTCTCTGCGTCGGCATCTCTATCGGCCTGTTCACCCGCAATCGGCTGCACTCCGTCTCCAGCGCCTACAAAACCTCGCTCGATGTTCTCAGCCGCCGCGCCGAAGAGATCTTCCAATCCGAACAGCAATTACGAACCACCCTTGCCTCCATCGGCGACGGTGTCATCACCTGCGACATCGGCGGCAAAGTACAGATGATGAACCCCGTGGCCGTCCACCTCACCGGCTGGTCACAGGCCGAAGCGCTTGGCCAGCCTCTCGAAAGGGTCTTCCATATTGTTAACGAATCGACCCGTCGGCCTGTAGAAAACTCAGTCGTCAAGGTCAAGCGAATGAACCGCATCGTCGGCCTCGGCAACCACACCATTCTTATTCGTAAGGACAAAACCGAACTCCATATCTCAGACAGCGGCGCACCCATTCGCGACCGCACCGACGGCATCGCCGGTGTCGTCCTGGTCTTCCGCGACATCACGCTCGAACGCAAGACCCAGGACGCGCTGATTGCCAATGAAAAACTGGCGGTCGCTGGTCGCCTCGCCGCCACTATCGCGCACGAGATTCACAATCCGCTCGATTCGGTATCCAATCTGCTCTATCTCATGCGCAACGGAGCCACCGAAGAAGAGTCAGTGCAGTTTATGGATATGGCCGAGCAGGAATTGGCCCGTGTCACCCAGATCAGCCGTGCCATGCTCGGCCTCTACCGCGAATCCAAGGCTCCCGTCTTGGTCGACCTGAAGGAGATGCTTCAAGAGATACTTCTCCTCATGGAGCGGCGGTTCGCCGACGAGCGTGTGACCCTCCACGCAGATCTGCCTTCCGGCGTTGCGGTCGACGCCTTCCCGGCCGAGTTGCGGCAGGTCTTCAGCAACCTGATTACGAATGCCACTGAAGCCGCAGGACCCGGCGGCGAGGTACGCGTCAGCCTTACGCCACAGCCAGCCTCTTCCGGCAACGGCCACAATCGACAGGCAGGCGCCATGGTAACGGTTGCGGACAACGGCATGGGCATTCCTGCAGAGGTTCGACCCCATCTGTTCCAGCCATTCTTCACCACCAAAGGCGAGCGCGGCACCGGACTCGGCCTATGGGTCAGCCGCGGCATCGTCACCAAGCACGGCGGCACCATCGAACTAGCCAGCGATACCAGCGAAGCCAGGCACGGCACAGCCGTAAGCGTCTTTCTCGCCACCAAGCCCACCATCAACGCCGGCGGCGACTAA
- a CDS encoding response regulator, whose protein sequence is MAQEPHLVLCVDDELIGLKVRKILLERAGYRVLTAPDGSAGLELFSNQPVEAVVLDYSMPGMNGGEVASRMRKAKPHIPILLLSAYIGLPPEVLSTVDMYMTKGEGPPVLLQKLSSLLQPLSNA, encoded by the coding sequence ATGGCACAAGAACCACATCTCGTCCTTTGTGTCGATGACGAACTGATCGGCCTCAAGGTCCGCAAGATATTACTCGAGCGAGCCGGATACCGTGTCCTCACCGCACCCGACGGCTCCGCTGGCCTCGAACTCTTTTCAAATCAGCCCGTGGAGGCGGTCGTGCTGGATTATTCCATGCCCGGAATGAATGGCGGCGAGGTTGCTTCAAGGATGCGGAAGGCTAAACCTCATATCCCCATCCTTCTCCTCTCCGCCTATATCGGACTGCCACCCGAGGTGCTTTCGACGGTCGACATGTATATGACCAAGGGCGAGGGTCCACCAGTTCTTCTTCAGAAGCTGAGCAGTCTCCTACAACCGTTGAGTAACGCTTAG
- a CDS encoding response regulator transcription factor, translating into MSQTIFVLEDDADISRLVQYHLESVGYTVRAYSTIGQIVPDADRQPPALFLLDIMVPGGDGLDLCRRLRQNPTLSVIPIIFLTARAAENDRVQGLEMGADDYITKPFATRELVARVKAVLRRFERPTSSPVLKFENIEIDAGAMQLRVSGELVTTTATEFRLLDYLARHPGRVFSRDHLLDAVWGDARFVTPRSVDVYVRRIREKIEADAENPRYLKTMRGAGYRFEIPKTPQA; encoded by the coding sequence TTGAGTCAGACGATCTTTGTATTGGAAGACGATGCCGACATCTCGCGCCTGGTCCAGTATCACCTGGAAAGTGTCGGGTACACCGTCCGCGCTTATTCGACGATTGGGCAAATTGTTCCCGATGCGGACCGGCAGCCGCCCGCGCTCTTTCTGCTGGATATTATGGTGCCCGGCGGCGACGGGCTGGACCTGTGCCGGAGGCTGCGGCAGAACCCCACACTCAGCGTCATTCCTATTATTTTTCTGACTGCGCGAGCGGCTGAGAACGATCGTGTTCAGGGCCTGGAGATGGGCGCGGACGACTACATTACCAAACCATTCGCGACACGCGAACTGGTGGCGCGGGTGAAGGCAGTGCTGCGCCGGTTCGAGCGGCCGACTTCGTCACCGGTGCTTAAGTTTGAAAATATAGAGATCGATGCGGGCGCGATGCAACTGCGTGTCAGCGGCGAGTTGGTGACGACGACGGCGACAGAATTCCGCCTGCTGGATTATCTAGCGCGTCATCCTGGCCGGGTGTTCAGCCGCGACCATTTGCTGGATGCCGTGTGGGGTGATGCTCGTTTTGTTACACCGCGTTCAGTAGATGTTTATGTCCGGCGCATCCGCGAAAAGATCGAAGCCGATGCCGAGAATCCGCGCTATTTGAAGACAATGCGTGGCGCGGGCTATCGCTTTGAAATTCCCAAAACTCCGCAGGCTTGA
- a CDS encoding ATP-binding protein, producing the protein MRRSLFLSFLVRMMIALVIVVPVCVWLAPRGWIIAAVFLLGWAALSALLMTRSVGRDVSVLRNSTAAIVESPVGAVGNQYADFDEIGRAISLASDELHRRLAEAAEGRHKLEAMIDSMQDAVVAVDQAGRIQWTNQCMQKLIPGSFASGVVRVGHALVQTIRDPDVLQCVRTALEDRSVCERRSTSVVPGRIFEIAASPMPGGGAVAVLHDITRVEQVERIQRDFVANVSHELRTPLTSITGYVETLLDHEASLSTQAREFLTTILKNANRMNRLTEDLLVMARVESSEQELHPVLVQADILIRDAVQAMSGLVQDAEAVLEIGEATTVSVLADTDAIVQVLSNLIENGIKYGQTRSGSKGRVIVSAREVSEPVDSVEFRVRDFGQGIASEHLSRIFERFYRVDKARSRESGGTGLGLAIAHRIVQAHGGTIRAESTLNHGSTFIFTLPK; encoded by the coding sequence GTGAGGCGCAGTCTCTTTCTTTCGTTTCTGGTTCGCATGATGATCGCCCTGGTCATCGTTGTACCAGTGTGTGTCTGGCTTGCTCCGCGTGGCTGGATCATCGCTGCTGTCTTTCTGCTTGGTTGGGCGGCTCTGAGTGCGTTGCTGATGACTCGATCGGTGGGACGTGACGTTTCGGTGCTGCGTAATTCCACCGCTGCTATCGTGGAGTCGCCCGTTGGAGCGGTTGGGAATCAGTATGCCGACTTTGATGAGATTGGTCGCGCGATCTCTCTCGCCTCGGATGAGCTGCATCGGCGGCTTGCGGAGGCCGCGGAGGGGCGCCACAAGCTGGAGGCGATGATCGACAGTATGCAGGACGCTGTAGTCGCCGTGGATCAGGCAGGGCGAATCCAATGGACCAATCAGTGCATGCAGAAGCTAATTCCTGGATCCTTCGCCAGCGGCGTGGTTCGCGTAGGACATGCCCTGGTGCAGACGATCCGCGATCCGGATGTTCTGCAATGCGTTCGCACTGCGCTCGAAGACCGCAGTGTGTGTGAACGGCGATCGACGTCGGTTGTGCCGGGCCGTATCTTCGAAATTGCCGCGTCACCTATGCCGGGCGGCGGCGCGGTGGCTGTTCTGCACGACATCACTCGTGTTGAACAGGTCGAGCGTATTCAACGGGACTTTGTTGCAAATGTTTCGCATGAGCTGCGCACGCCGCTTACCTCGATCACTGGATACGTCGAGACGCTGCTTGACCATGAGGCGAGTCTGAGTACCCAGGCGCGGGAATTTCTGACCACGATCCTCAAAAATGCGAACCGTATGAACCGTTTAACGGAGGACCTGCTGGTGATGGCGCGGGTGGAATCGTCAGAGCAGGAGCTTCATCCGGTGCTGGTGCAGGCGGATATTCTGATTCGCGATGCCGTGCAGGCTATGAGCGGCCTGGTTCAAGACGCCGAGGCTGTGCTCGAAATTGGCGAAGCGACTACTGTTAGTGTGCTTGCCGACACAGATGCGATCGTGCAGGTGCTCAGCAACCTTATCGAGAATGGCATCAAATATGGTCAGACACGCAGTGGATCGAAGGGCCGCGTGATTGTCAGTGCGCGCGAGGTGTCAGAGCCAGTCGATTCGGTGGAGTTTCGCGTGCGCGACTTTGGACAGGGAATTGCTTCTGAGCATCTCAGCCGGATCTTCGAGCGCTTCTATCGCGTGGATAAAGCCCGTTCGAGGGAGTCTGGAGGCACGGGTCTGGGGCTGGCGATTGCCCACAGAATCGTGCAGGCCCACGGGGGAACCATTCGTGCGGAAAGTACATTGAATCATGGGAGTACTTTTATATTTACGTTGCCGAAATAA
- the pstS gene encoding phosphate ABC transporter substrate-binding protein PstS yields MLIAFCVTGCKQSANTSATAENQSSAQNLNGAGATFPNPIYSKWFSEYAAAHPGIHINYQSVGSGAGIRQVSEGTVDFGASDGPMTDQQIAESKVPVIHIPTVLGAVVPVYNIPGVTGNLNFAPDVIADIYLGKITKWNDPRLAKDNPGIKFPSTAILPVYRSDGSGTTYIFTDFLSKVSPDFAKNIGKSTSVKWPVGIGQKGNEGVAGMVRQSPSSFGYVELIYALQNKMTYGAVRNASGKFVLATTDGVTAAAAGAAKTMPADYRVSITNAPGDTAYPISSFTWLLIPTHSTDAAKTQTLKDFLTWMLDHGESEASSMDYAPLPAEVQTMVRKSIADLH; encoded by the coding sequence ATGTTGATTGCGTTCTGTGTTACGGGTTGTAAGCAGTCTGCCAATACGTCCGCGACAGCAGAAAACCAGAGCAGCGCGCAGAACCTGAATGGCGCGGGCGCTACGTTTCCCAACCCCATCTATTCGAAGTGGTTCAGCGAGTATGCTGCTGCACATCCCGGAATACATATCAATTATCAGTCTGTCGGCTCGGGTGCTGGCATCCGGCAGGTGTCGGAGGGTACGGTTGATTTTGGAGCGAGCGATGGCCCGATGACGGACCAGCAGATCGCCGAGTCGAAGGTCCCGGTAATCCATATTCCTACCGTGCTGGGCGCGGTAGTTCCTGTCTACAATATTCCGGGCGTTACGGGAAATCTCAATTTTGCTCCCGATGTGATTGCCGATATCTATCTTGGCAAGATCACCAAGTGGAATGACCCGCGCCTCGCGAAGGACAATCCCGGTATTAAATTTCCCAGCACCGCTATTCTTCCGGTGTATCGCTCGGATGGTAGCGGAACGACGTATATCTTCACCGACTTCCTCTCCAAAGTCAGCCCTGACTTCGCCAAGAACATAGGGAAGAGCACATCGGTTAAGTGGCCTGTGGGTATCGGCCAGAAGGGCAACGAAGGAGTTGCCGGCATGGTGCGCCAGTCGCCCTCGTCCTTCGGTTATGTGGAGCTGATCTATGCGTTGCAGAACAAGATGACGTATGGCGCGGTCCGCAATGCTTCGGGTAAGTTTGTTCTTGCCACTACGGATGGCGTTACTGCGGCGGCTGCGGGTGCGGCTAAGACGATGCCTGCGGATTATCGCGTATCGATCACGAACGCACCGGGCGATACCGCTTATCCGATCAGCAGCTTCACATGGCTTCTGATTCCGACGCATTCGACCGATGCGGCGAAGACGCAGACGCTGAAGGACTTTCTTACCTGGATGCTCGATCACGGCGAAAGTGAAGCGTCCTCCATGGACTATGCACCGCTTCCGGCGGAGGTTCAGACCATGGTTCGAAAGAGCATTGCTGACCTGCACTAG
- the pstC gene encoding phosphate ABC transporter permease subunit PstC → MTTEREPAPSIPAPSSVAPAVAAATDPASGSAAPSPIRDYLSKRGSGRIADNSFAALMLLCACSIFAIVAFIFWILVVRSHLSLVQFGWKFFSRAAWDPVSGDFGALPFIYGTLATSFLALLMAVPLALGVAVFVTELCPKPLRAPISFLTELLAAIPSVVYGLWGVFVLVPLMRNVIGPFLSKTLGWTGFFEGPNFGVGMLTAGIILAIMILPIISSLTRDIMLAVPNSQREGVLALGATRWEMIRVGVLRNSRIGIVGAVMLGLGRALGETMAVTMVIGNHPNISKSLFAPANTLASVIAGEFTEATGDLYLSALIEIGLALFLVTIIVNAIARLMVWAVTRGAPVGAA, encoded by the coding sequence ATGACTACCGAACGAGAACCAGCACCCTCGATACCGGCTCCGTCGTCAGTCGCGCCGGCTGTCGCTGCTGCCACTGATCCGGCTTCAGGCAGTGCGGCTCCTTCCCCTATACGCGACTATCTAAGCAAACGTGGCAGCGGTCGGATCGCGGACAACAGTTTTGCCGCGCTGATGCTTCTTTGTGCATGTAGCATCTTTGCCATTGTTGCCTTCATATTCTGGATATTGGTCGTCCGCTCTCATCTCAGCCTCGTTCAATTTGGCTGGAAGTTTTTTTCTCGTGCGGCGTGGGATCCGGTCTCGGGAGACTTTGGCGCGCTGCCGTTTATCTACGGCACGCTTGCGACCTCTTTTCTTGCTCTTCTGATGGCGGTGCCGCTCGCACTTGGCGTGGCTGTTTTTGTTACGGAACTTTGCCCTAAGCCGTTACGCGCGCCCATCTCTTTTCTCACTGAGTTGCTGGCCGCGATCCCCAGCGTTGTATATGGATTGTGGGGCGTCTTCGTTCTGGTTCCTCTCATGCGGAATGTCATTGGCCCGTTTTTATCTAAAACGCTGGGATGGACTGGCTTCTTTGAAGGTCCTAACTTCGGCGTTGGAATGCTTACGGCAGGAATCATTCTTGCAATCATGATTCTGCCCATCATCTCTTCGTTGACACGCGATATCATGCTGGCGGTGCCGAACAGTCAGCGGGAGGGTGTTCTCGCGCTGGGGGCGACGCGGTGGGAGATGATTCGCGTCGGCGTACTTCGCAACTCACGCATCGGCATCGTCGGCGCGGTGATGCTAGGCTTGGGACGCGCGCTTGGCGAGACGATGGCAGTCACCATGGTTATCGGCAATCACCCTAATATCAGCAAGTCACTTTTTGCTCCTGCGAACACTCTTGCCAGTGTGATTGCAGGAGAGTTTACCGAGGCTACAGGCGACCTGTATCTGAGCGCGCTGATTGAGATCGGTCTTGCGCTTTTCCTCGTCACCATCATTGTGAATGCGATTGCTCGCTTGATGGTGTGGGCGGTCACGCGCGGCGCGCCTGTGGGAGCGGCCTGA
- the pstA gene encoding phosphate ABC transporter permease PstA translates to MRFHTARRAATNHFISGLAILATVIVLVPLAAILFYLIYKGASSLNLAFFTHIPAPVGESGGGMANSILGSGVILVLASVMGIPVGIAAGVYLAEFGRGRMLANAVRFTADVLNGVPSIVMGIAIYSLVVMPQKHFSALAGGIVLAIMMVPTVTRTTEEMLFTVPHAVREAALGLGVPKWRTVLSVSLRTASPGIITGCMLAFARVAGETAPLLFTAFGNQFWSLKLNEPIAALPLQIFVYAISPYDEWHRLAWAGSLVLIAMIMVSVTLVRIYANRGVLKGGS, encoded by the coding sequence ATGCGCTTCCATACCGCGCGGCGCGCAGCGACTAATCACTTCATCAGTGGTCTGGCGATCCTTGCTACTGTGATTGTCCTCGTCCCCCTCGCTGCCATTCTTTTTTATCTGATCTATAAGGGCGCAAGTTCACTCAACCTCGCTTTCTTTACCCACATTCCCGCTCCAGTGGGTGAATCGGGTGGCGGGATGGCGAACTCCATTTTGGGATCCGGTGTCATTCTTGTTCTAGCCAGCGTGATGGGGATTCCTGTCGGAATTGCCGCTGGAGTTTACCTTGCGGAGTTTGGCCGCGGCAGGATGCTTGCCAATGCCGTGCGCTTCACGGCCGATGTTCTCAACGGGGTCCCTTCAATCGTGATGGGCATCGCCATCTATTCGTTAGTGGTGATGCCGCAGAAGCATTTTTCGGCGCTGGCCGGCGGCATCGTTCTCGCCATCATGATGGTACCGACCGTGACACGCACCACGGAAGAGATGCTGTTCACGGTGCCGCACGCAGTGCGCGAAGCCGCGCTAGGCCTGGGCGTTCCTAAATGGCGGACGGTCTTGTCGGTCAGTCTTCGTACCGCATCGCCGGGGATCATCACCGGCTGTATGCTCGCGTTCGCGCGTGTGGCCGGTGAAACGGCGCCTCTGTTGTTCACTGCCTTCGGCAACCAGTTCTGGAGCCTCAAACTGAACGAACCCATCGCCGCGCTGCCATTGCAGATCTTCGTCTACGCCATCTCGCCCTATGATGAATGGCATCGACTGGCGTGGGCAGGTTCGCTGGTTCTTATCGCTATGATTATGGTTTCAGTCACGCTCGTCCGCATCTATGCCAACCGCGGCGTACTCAAGGGAGGAAGCTAG
- the pstB gene encoding phosphate ABC transporter ATP-binding protein PstB: MGVGIQVENLNAWYGTNHTLQDINLHIPANHATALIGPSGCGKSTFVRCLNRMHETNPIARATGVVKMGEIDIYKDASPVEIRRRVGMVFQRPNPFPTMSIYDNVASGLKLNGFRNKRVLDETVERSLKQAALWEEVKDDLKKKSGASLSGGQQQRMCIARALAVDPEVLLMDEPASALDPVSTSKIEDLIFQLKSQYTIVIVTHNMQQAARVAENTGFFLNGKMVEFDSTHKIFTNPRDKRTEDYITGRFG, from the coding sequence GTGGGAGTAGGCATTCAGGTCGAGAATCTAAACGCGTGGTACGGCACCAACCACACCTTGCAGGACATTAATCTTCACATTCCGGCGAACCATGCCACCGCGCTGATCGGGCCGTCCGGTTGCGGAAAATCTACTTTTGTTCGCTGCCTTAATCGGATGCATGAGACCAATCCCATTGCGCGGGCTACGGGCGTGGTGAAGATGGGCGAGATCGACATTTACAAGGATGCGTCTCCCGTGGAGATTCGCCGCCGCGTCGGGATGGTCTTTCAGCGGCCCAATCCATTTCCAACGATGTCGATCTACGATAATGTCGCCAGCGGGCTCAAGCTGAATGGCTTTCGCAATAAGCGCGTTTTGGACGAGACGGTCGAACGGTCATTGAAGCAAGCTGCGCTTTGGGAAGAAGTAAAAGACGACCTGAAGAAAAAATCCGGCGCCAGCCTCTCGGGTGGCCAGCAGCAGCGCATGTGTATCGCGCGCGCGCTTGCGGTCGATCCGGAGGTGTTGCTGATGGATGAGCCGGCGTCGGCGCTTGATCCTGTATCGACTTCGAAGATCGAAGACCTCATCTTCCAACTCAAGAGCCAGTACACGATCGTCATCGTGACACATAATATGCAGCAGGCCGCGCGCGTGGCCGAGAACACGGGTTTCTTTTTAAATGGAAAGATGGTCGAGTTCGACTCTACCCACAAGATCTTTACCAACCCCCGCGACAAACGCACGGAGGATTACATCACGGGGAGGTTCGGATGA